The following are encoded in a window of Phragmites australis chromosome 22, lpPhrAust1.1, whole genome shotgun sequence genomic DNA:
- the LOC133904544 gene encoding uncharacterized protein LOC133904544, protein MGIQGSELRIGIEPFDGITPKSLTMPLVQIELRVTFGTPNNFHTEKLTFDVADFETAYNVILGCPMLSKFMAVVHYAYQTLKIPGPNGAIIVKGDQRAAVKNDKQSLDMVKHFSRAATTPKDTNSKRQRHQGVIEAKDSRLVSLAGTSKFDDAKGKTNDSVSNKNTDGCVKAVPLDPSEPSKMVKVGSNLDPK, encoded by the coding sequence atgggaattcaggGATCAGAGCTTAGAATAGGAATCGAGCCTTTTGACGGTATAACTCCCAAATCATTGACCATGCCTCTCGTCCAGATTGAGCTTCGGGTTACATTTGGCACGCCTAACAACTTCCATACAGAAAAGCTGACATTCGATGTCGCGGACTTCGAGACGgcatacaatgtgatcctaggttGCCCAATGCTGAGCAAGTTCATGGcagtggttcactatgcctaccaaacactcaagatcccagGACCCAATGGagccattatagttaaaggagATCAGCGTGCAGCGGTAAAAAAtgacaagcaaagcctggatatggtcaaaCACTTCAGTCGAGCGGCCACCACTCCTAAGGACACaaattctaagcgtcaaaggcaTCAAGGTGTCATCGAGGCCAAAGATTCCAGGCTTGTGagtcttgctggcacttctAAATTCGACGATGCCAAAGGCAAGACCAACGACAGCGTCAGCAACAAAAACACTGAtggttgcgtcaaggcagtgcccctcgacccatctgaaccatccaagatggTTAAGGTTGGGTCCAATCttgaccctaaatag
- the LOC133905047 gene encoding 2'-deoxymugineic-acid 2'-dioxygenase-like, whose translation MENMLHLTPSRGFLPDEFIFSPDQLPPAISAAGVSLPVVDMSRSRDEVRRAILDAGKEFGFFMVVNHGVSEEAMRDMEAVCQEFFQLPAADKAHLFSEDPSKATRIFSGSIFETGGENYWRDCLRLACAFPVSDSSKDWPDKPQRLREVVEKFIVLTRAMGMEILRLLCEGMGLRPDYLEGDISGGDVVLHINHYPPCPNPETTLGLPPHCDRNLLTLLLPSLVPGLEVAYNGDWIKVVPVPNSFVVNFGLQLEVVTNGMLKTIEHRVTTNMAVARTTVATCIMPAADCLIGPAEEFLSEDNAPLYRTLTFRDFKRIYNVVNLGSSLNLTTNLKNVQKEI comes from the exons ATGGAGAATATGCTCCACTTAACCCCGTCCCGTGGCTTCCTCCCGGACGAGTTCATCTTCTCGCCCGACCAGCTCCCGCCTGCCATCTCCGCGGCCGGTGTCTCCCTTCCCGTCGTCGACATGTCCCGCAGCCGCGACGAGGTCCGCCGCGCCATCCTCGACGCCGGCAAGGAGTTCGGCTTCTTCATG GTCGTCAACCATGGCGTCTCGGAGGAGGCGATGCGGGACATGGAAGCGGTGTGTCAGGAGTTCTTCCAGCTACCGGCGGCGGATAAGGCTCACTTGTTCTCGGAGGATCCAAGCAAAGCcacccggatcttctctggctCCATCTTTGAGACCGGGGGCGAGAACTACTGGCGGGACTGCCTCCGCCTTGCCTGCGCCTTCCCCGTCAGTGACAGCAGCAAGGACTGGCCCGACAAGCCCCAGAGGCTTCG GGAGGTTGTCGAGAAGTTCATCGTGCTGACGAGAGCCATGGGGATGGAGATACTGCGGCTGCTGTGCGAGGGCATGGGGCTCCGACCTGACTACTTGGAGGGGGACATCAGCGGCGGCGATGTGGTCCTCCACATCAACCATTACCCACCGTGCCCGAACCCGGAGACGACGCTCGGCCTGCCGCCGCACTGTGACCGCAACCTCCTCACCCTACTCCTCCCAAGCTTGGTTCCTGGACTCGAGGTCGCCTACAATGGCGACTGGATCAAGGTCGTGCCCGTGCCCAACTCCTTCGTCGTCAACTTCGGCTTGCAGCTCGAG GTTGTGACCAATGGGATGCTGAAGACCATAGAGCACCGTGTGACGACCAACATGGCGGTGGCGAGGACAACGGTGGCGACGTGCATCATGCCGGCAGCAGACTGTCTCATTGGCCCCGCGGAGGAGTTCCTTAGCGAGGACAACGCGCCGTTGTACCGCACCCTCACGTTCCGCGACTTCAAGCGCATCTACAATGTTGTAAATTTGGGGTCATCGCTCAATCTTACCACAAACCTCAAGAACGTTCAGAAGGAGATATGA